TCTGAGGAAATTTCCCGtctcagtgagctgatcagtgagctggaggggaagtgtcagaagccagcaagtgaattcctgcaggtgagactgagTTAGAAATACTCCAGATCCCAACACAGGGACAGGAGAGCTCCTAAAACATGGGTACAAGTGTCCAGCAGTCAGAGATCAcagaataactccatgtgtgcATTATTGAAATGTGAATGACTATTGTTCATTGCAAAGTCGCAGACACATTGACACTAGAAATAGAAAAGACTCATTACCTTGGCTCTGGGACCAGGACAGAGCCTCTCTTCCCCATACTTGCAAAATCCCTTCTTTGGAATGTGAAGTGTGTGTCAGGTGGGcctgaaattctctctctttctctccaggacATCAGAAGCAACTTGTCCAGGTATGTGTCTCTTTCTCACTCCCCCTTACACTtcacaatgctgggaaagagcttgcACCACATCTCCACATGAATCtacagcataagaatggccacactgggtcagatcaaaggtccacgTAGCCCAGCAGCCTGTCTTCTGATGGTGCTCAGtgtcaggtgtcccagagggaatgaacagaacagggaatcaccaagtgatccatcccctgttgcttattcccagcttctggcaaacaggccagggacaccatccctgccaaaaTGTGTGGGGAAGGTCACGTGTTGGACACAAAATTCTCAAATGAACTTTATCCTGATGTTCTCACCCTTTtatagaagactctggaattctccattcagtgggaaggcctgacctcaagtatttcctTGAGATGTCACgtccctgggggactggctgcatcaggattgtggggatggactatgggcctgtcactgctgggtcctggtcactattcagcccagggcagtagttttcaagagcctttccccatctcagggctgtttggagacctgtgtggaatgagctggggaaggggtagctggtgtctcagtctagttcctagaggcagatttctacagcacttcacctgggaacctcctgtccctcagagcatggaggccaaggagcgaattggccatggagactcaattccccttttatccccagagctggtctctccagGCCAGAGTTAAATGGGATCTTCAGAGTGAAGGTTTGACTGGCAGAGCGTGAACTAcacctgctctgaggctgggagaagcagAAGAATTCTAACTCCAGACCCATTAGAGCAGCAACTTTCACTGACAACAAATTATAAAGTGTCACTAAGTAAAATGTAACCATGTGaaactgtttctctccaggtgtgagaaggagacgttccagcagccagaggagatttctcctgaactggaaaagagactcagcgatttgtcccagaaaactcttgctctCATGGAGCCTctgaggaagttcaaaggtacctagaagggatctagAGTGGAAATTGGGAAAAGCTTTTGTGGCTGTGGGAGGAGAATGGCTCTTGGCAATTGGTTCATAGTTAGATGATGCTTCTCTTTAATTCTTGGGTGAGAATGTCACACACTTGGGGTCCAAGTCACCCTGATTGATTGATTCAAACCTTTGTTTCTACCaaaagcctgccttgccattacaGTTACTCTTAAAGTAAGAAATGACAGACATACAGAAAGAAGAACTAGCCAATTATCTTCTCCTGGGCCATAGGCAGGTCACAGTGAATTTCTCCTATGAAGCTCCGAGAACCCCTTACAATGTCTGACATATTATACGTGTCCAAATGATGTATGTATTAGTTCTTTTCCAATCATCTTTGAGTGTTATGAATATTAAATAGCGTATATAGCTCATACAATACACATACATGAACTTCCTAATTGGCAGGTCTTTGGATGTCCAAGCTATGTTCATGTTGTTGTTCTCTTTTCTGATTGAAATATTATTAAGACTCAGATTTCAGCTcagatttttttagtaaaaatcacagaaAGGTCCCGAACAATAAACAAAACTTCACGGAAGCCTTTGACCTGtccgtgatttttactaaaaatatccctgacaaaataggGAAGAaggagggtccagcacccacagtgactggggactctggggtcccctacccctccccaccccccacagcagtTGGGAGCTCCGAGGCatctgctgcagctgggaactgctgagggcccgctgccagcagcagctgagagctgcaagGCTCCCTGCTGATCTCCATGACAGAATAATCCTTATTTCTTACCACTGATTATGCCCAGGTCACTTTCAAGCTTGTCTCCATATCGCAGTTTTTGGAGTTTGCTAACTGCTCCTGGACAGTACATTTTGGGAGTGTTGTCTTTAACCTCTTTGTGTGATCAAAACATCTTTGTCCTACAGAGCAACTTATGAACACATCGCTTCATAACAAGGTCACTTAAGGCAACACTTCCCTTACGTCCAGAAAACTGCTCACCAGGCCAAAGCCGAGTCAGTCAGTGCAAACACACAATCGTGGTCTGTCCAAACTGCTGCATAAGAAATGACCCTTGTAGCATTCTCAATACTTAGCATAACAAACAGTGGAAAGCAGACAAATGGAGCAGATGTAGCAGGGGCCCAGGAGTCGGGATGGCTCACATGAATTCATGATTTATTGAAAGTCAGAACATTCGGGCCCCAATTTAGCAAAATGGACTAATTTGGGGCAGCTACGTTTCTCTGCCCCATCTAGAGAGCTGCAGGTGGAGTCAATGCAGGTGCCCCACTCCTCTGAGAACCAGGCCCTAGGGCCTAAAAGTCGCCATCCAAAATATAGACCAGAAATGAGAGGCCGTCTGTTAAAGCTGGACGCAGCCCATCACTCTTCTCTGGTACTGGATGGCAGCTGTGCTGAGCCAatgggctttggggaaggagaaAGCTCCTCCCACACAGTGAGGAATCCTCCagccatgggtggcaggtatcGAACGCAAGGGAAGGCATCGCTTCCCCAAAAAGACATGGGTGGCCCCGCACACACTCCACCCCAGCTCAGGCCCCCTCCTAGCTATGTGCAGCAGGCTGCTCTTCGCCCCTCACTGAGCCTGGCGGCTGCAGAGGGAGGAGTGGCCGGGGTCGGGTCTGGCAGCGCGGCCCCTGCTTCCCGGCCCCCTGGTGCTCTGTGACTGGGAAGGCTGGAGCTGGCCAACACTCCATGGGCTGAGTGTGCTGGGCAGGAGCTAGCGGCTACAATGGGTCTGGGTGGGCTCCAGGGGGCATGGAAGTAGCTTCAGTAGGATGGTCGGGACTTGGAGGGGACGACTGGCCTCCCCAAACCAGCCATTCACCCACCTGCCATGTCTCCAGCACAGGGGCCTCTTGTgcttcctccccagcagctgcaggcacaaggcgtgttcctgagagggctgggaatggggtgggggtggtgagggcgggTGGAAGAGGGAGCGGGTGGACGAGGGACAGAGCGACATGGGCCgtgtaaagctgggcctctgacactctgCACGCTGGGCAAGACCCATGGGGGCCATTATCATAGGGATGTAGCTCTGGCTGGTTCAGAACTTCCTCTgcctgtgccaaggtctgcaccagcccctgcagccactgaacagcagagtcacaaatggcccctcccctctctccttttgccAGCATtggggtgaatctggcccatagagtcaaccttcccctgcctcagtttccacatttatgaaatgattttattattattccgaTATCTGCCTGTGGAGGATGGGGGCCCCTTCATGTTGCTCTCTGTAGTGTCAAAGGGACCCAAGTGGGTAAAGTTAtttttatgccaaagtctttgtaTGATCTGAGTCTACGTTATGACAAAAGGCAgtaagtgaatgagacaaaccaactggagtctgaagggagggaggggatgaggaggggaaaagtaaatctcactTGCAGATTCTGTCCTGGGATGGTTGTGAGGCTGCAAGGATGTTGGTTCCATTGCTGGGAGAtgcctgaatgagagaggaaagagacgGTTTCAGACCTTTCTATATTAAATAACTGAGtgtctctgtctgtttctctgtcataattataaAAGTTACAGAGTGGGGACGCTGTTATAAGTATGAAagtctgaaatctcacctctcttatcctttccccctccagacactctgccgtctgcaCCGGAGAGAAAAAGGGGGGAAACCCTAGGAGCCCCCAGACTGGGTGAGTTTGCAGGTGGAGATTGTctttaaattatgagaaaattccagagaaaacatcttcatgagattgtagctaatgttaccaaccaaactgacagcgatcacgacacacacagccctaaaaataacacaTTCACTGGATCCAGGAGCccatgtcccccccacccccccactccctgccacacacacacttttaaaagtgggatgtTCAGGACACTTTTTGACATGGGCATAGTTTGAGGGCAGGGTGCCacgttccccttccccctccccgcactgcaAGCCTCGGACAGGCATGGAGTATCACGAGCAGTGTCTGTGCTTTGGGCAGGgcagctgatcagctcctccctgtGTAGCGCAGCCCCTGCCCGCGGCGCCAGTCTCTTTCCAGTCCTGGCCCCTCTCaaaggccccatccctgctcctctttcccagaggccctgcctcctggccagGCCTGAAGCCAGAACCGGGGCCACCACCCAGGTAGCCCAGGCTGCACTGGGGGGCCCTgtaccctccacctgcccaggatgCCACATCCTGGAGAGCGGGCACATGGGCCGGAGGCTGCTCTCACAGCCCCCCGTACccatgtccagggcaggtggagtgtcaggggctctccatagtgggcaagtctcccagcctggccaggggacaCGGCCTCGGTCCGGGCCATGGATGGGGCGGGGACACACAAACAGTCCTGACACCacccttagtgctgagttcatgcccattCTGATGACCAGGAACACTCTTAACAGGGTCGCCTctgaacagagctctctgccaCATCCCTCAGCTTCACCTGGTGCAGGGGTCTCCCCatcgctcttctccaacatcctgcctttcctttgggcggggctgggctcttgcactggagctgctccctgcttcctggattggggagatgctcttcctgtgatgttggcagctcctcccttctctctgggctggggatggggctaccCCAACcaatccttcctcctcctctctggtgATAAGTGGCACTTACGCAACACTGCACCTTCCTCTatgttccctggcctgggagtggaggctgcattaggggagggagtTTCTCGCTCAGTTTTTTAACTCCTCCATAAAAGCTTCCGACACcttcctggctgtgcctctgtcaCTGAGAATGGAGCAGTCCcaagagggggagcagggagctgaagctTTTGCAGGCAAAAGAGAAACTAATGAAGTTGGTCGTATTACATAgactgaggagctgcagtgacagctctgctcagtctcaggtacccaggacagaggcagctccctgggatccaggcctgacccagccaggacagggctgctggggggtgtgaaaaatggtcccagcctcccccagggctgagccctgcccGTAATGCTCTGATTCTGTCTCCCCAGtgcatgtgactctggatccagacacggctcatcccatcctcgtcctgtctgaggatcggaaaagtgtgagacgGAGAGACAGACGGCAGCGACTGcctgacaaccctgagagatttgacactgtgttctgtgtgctgggctgtgagggattcacctcggggagacattgctgggaggtggaagtGGGGGATGAGGAGTTCTGGGccgtgggggtggccagagagtctgtggggaggaagggatggatcagccCTAGCCctaagggggggatctgggctgtggagcagtgctggggtcgGTTGCAGGCTTTCACCTCCCCTCGCACCCGCCTGCCCCTGATCTGGGCctccagcaggatccgggtttgtctggactgtgaccggggacaggtgacatttatcgatgctggtgacgaggccccgatcttcactttcccaccgggctccgtccctggggagagaatccgaccctggttctgggtggggcggggatcccggctcagcctgtgtccctgagacgcgcagcagaggcaggaaccggaaatcagcctctctagtcTGAGGGACCCCAGTCTCTATGACCTTGGAGGACTCCCATCTACCCAGCCCTCAGCACCTCATCTATGTCCCCTGCaagatcctccccctccccctctggggctgcaggttgggcagagatggggggctgGGTAGAGGGCAAAACTAacagctgggatgggggtgggagggacagagcatgaatcaatcagggttcggggggttggggagaagcagcagcagcggggagcgttttgtacagatctgtgggaTTAGATCTCAccaggatcagggccggctctaacatttttgccgccccaagcaaaaaaaaaatagcaccGCCCGACCTCTCCCTGAGCGTCATACCACCCGAgtccccgcagcccccagcgccACGTCGGGCcacccaaatccccgccccctcccccccccccgagcatcgTGTcgggccgcccaagtccccaccccccaccagtgccgcctggccaaaccacaaacaacaaaaacaaaccccgattgCCACCCCCTCCCGaagtgccgccccaggcacgtgcttggtaggctggtgcctggagccggccctgcccaggatCAGCACGAGGGGAAGGGGTAagatcagggaaagaagagagcaaccgagggggatgatctgtgacagggaggagagacacagggaaataaaCACGGATGGAAAGTGAGGCTAGAACAATGATGACTAGAAAAGGACAGTACGAAAGGAAAGGGAACGTGAGCGGGACGGGGAGATTTATtacatgttactgaaagtgacactgtaactcattaattccctatattaattcCTGGCCATTGGTGCAATTTTAGTGCcataaagaaaactgttctcagtagctggggatctcctgGCCGTGCTGCAGTTATTAAGGCTCCTTCTCagctccttttactttgctactttccagctacttactgtaaataaaacattacaaacaattcttcttctttgttccactttactgtcccagctgcaggtgctgggggcagcaTCATGGGATTTGCTTCCCGACTTGGTtgtgtccccccagcacccacagggaatcagggccggctttaggaagtgcagggcccaatttgaacattttcggcagggccccggcaggggtgactaaaaacaaaatcacatttaaaaaaccttttcatttcctccatgtattatttactttccataactatataaataataaaatgatatATTACGTACattgctggctggaggcagggcaggggctgactggaggtagggtctggctggaggcagggcaaggggtatggggctggctgcgggcagagcagggggtgcggggctggaggcaaggcagggggtgcagcagggtctGATGTGGGCAgggtgtgcagggctggctggagacgggctggctgcgggcagggcagagggtgcggaGTGCGGGGCTGAtgcgggcagagggtgcagcaagggttggctgtgggcagggcagggattcccctgcttctaccatcccggccctttaaatagctgccagagccctggggaagcagcggggctctcatggctatttaaaggaccagaacggcagaggcagctggagcctcagccctttaaatagccctcagagccccccactaccccagggctccggcagctatttaaagggtccCGGGCTCCCCTCCTTCTatcgccccggccctttaaatagctgagggagccctggagaagtggcggggctccagcggctatttaaagggctgggggtggggtggggtgggggagaagcaacgggagccccggactttttaaatagcccccagagccccacagccctaccccagggctccagcagtggggctctggtggcaatttaaagagtctggggctccagcctctgctgggagtcccaggcccattaaattgccccctggggaagccggacTGCCCCGTTATGGCGTACCAGCAGCGGCAAGagtgtggggccctcttaggcgcagggcctgattcaggggaattggctgaatcagcctaaagccggccctgcagggaaTATTGAATCTCTAGAAGGAG
The sequence above is a segment of the Mauremys mutica isolate MM-2020 ecotype Southern chromosome 12, ASM2049712v1, whole genome shotgun sequence genome. Coding sequences within it:
- the LOC123344946 gene encoding tripartite motif-containing protein 15-like, which gives rise to MPGKSISEENRSPEIPAAMASATPVREIQEETYCPICLEYLMDPVITECGHNFCRGCITQRCETWTELGSDPLCCPSCRVQIRKGSLRNNYELGNRVEKIKQLDFKPGKETLCERHGKALDLFCEEDGEAVCVVCERSPQHRSHTVLLMDDDAEKYKEKIQAHLKTLREEREKLLGSKVTREEKSPKYLKQIEKKRQQIVADFQQLHQFLEEQEELLLAQLEKLEEEITKIQNENITKVSEEISRLSELISELEGKCQKPASEFLQDIRSNLSRCEKETFQQPEEISPELEKRLSDLSQKTLALMEPLRKFKDTLPSAPERKRGETLGAPRLVHVTLDPDTAHPILVLSEDRKSVRRRDRRQRLPDNPERFDTVFCVLGCEGFTSGRHCWEVEVGDEEFWAVGVARESVGRKGWISPSPKGGIWAVEQCWGRLQAFTSPRTRLPLIWASSRIRVCLDCDRGQVTFIDAGDEAPIFTFPPGSVPGERIRPWFWVGRGSRLSLCP